The genomic region agaaaaaaaatacaaaatgagAATGGACAAAAACTAGCAAAAGTGATAAgccaaacaaattaaattaagtatCACGATTGTCTGTATCCGGTGGTGCCAAGAATTTATTTCATGGCCATGCTGGCACACATCATTGATGAAGTGATTGGTACCAATATTGGGTTCAATGATTCATTTCTAGTctatttactttgaaaaaacaattaaaattcaaaaataaaaataaaaatgtatgataatttatttattttatttaaaattaaatataagaaaattattttttaataatttttcaaatattctaaaacaaaaaaaatagttataatttttaaataattattacaatatttaatttttttaagtaattcattactaacatgttttcaaatattttgattttaaaaatatttgttgaagatacaagaaaaattgTGATCACAATAATGGATGACATTAAAGGCACCGCCACTTATTTTccagattaattaattaataattaaaaataaatatcttaagGCTATGTGGCTATATTTGATTCCAAAAaagatatacatatatatgagcAAACAAGGTTGGGTTTGATGCATAAGTGGGGTACACCCAAAAGGATATAAAATCCATATATGAACACACACCAAATGGGAATATGTCATTCTCAATTTATGGAGAAGTAAAATTGGTTACAAATTCTTGATTTGTCCATCTTTCCATCTCCATTGTCCCCACCTTCTCTTCCACTCTTAAATTCttaatacaaatttatatatgttttccctttctctctccATAATTCATATACTCATGAtagatttcattaattttgattatatttgaacAAGTTTAcccttctattttattttccttcaaaagcattttttttccctctcatttttttttttatccattttaattgTTCCACTCGTATCTCTCACTCTTCCAAAAAACCCAAGATAACTCTATGTATGTGTCTAGTAAGTAATAGTAACTAAAATGGGATTTCATAGAAATAATTGAGATAATTTTACATGCTTAACCAATCATGCATGACTGAATTACAAATTCTTGATGCTTTCTTCAAATTTCTAGTTATTTGGGAATCCAGATGATATCATTATGGGGAAGGAAATGGCAAACAGGGACAGTTCCTAGTTTAACTTTCAGAAATTTAAAGGCTGCATGCTTCGGGTTCCAAGCCGATGTATCGATATGGCAAGAAGCCACAACTTCAGCTTTGGTTCCATCCTCGGTTCCCACAAATGGAAGTGTGTAAACCCTTGTGTTGTGGATTGCATGGCAGTAAAACACAGCGTATGGGTACTTCTGCTTATGGCACACCACTGATTTGTCTGCAACCACCATTTCAACCTCATTTGAGATTGCTTTGATGTTCTTCCCAAGCTCTGAAATGCTGAAATCAACTAGGGACTCCAAGGATGTGGCACAGAACCTGGAATCTCCTTCCAGGGCTGGTTGTTCACACTCTTGTATTGTTTCCTTCATTATTTCAGCTTCCTCAAAATCTTGCTTAAGTGAAAACCTATTTAGAATTTCTGGTAGCTTGTCAGATGAAAAGGGTATGGAGTCGGCTATTTGATGGGGTAAGAACAGAGCTCGATTTGTAGTTTTTCTGAAGTGCATCTTCATTTTCGTGCTGGAATGCAGGTCTTTTTCCAAAGAAGTAACCTTTTCTTGAAGTATCTTGAGGTCGATCTTCAGTGGGGGTTTCGGCAGCTGATGGGTTTTGCTGTTGGACATAATCATTTCCTGGGAAGGCATTTAGCACAATCTCGCTGGCATTGATAGAACTTCCATCCTCCATCGAGTCTGCAAATTATTCAGCAGTGAAATTAAGAATAAGCTGCCGACTAATATTCgacagaaaattattttcttcaccaaactaaaaggaaaacaattgTTGCATATGAGTTTAGAGATTCAATTATAATTAACTGAGTTGCAAGAGATCTCGCACAGCCCTCGGCATTGGAGTATTTGGCAAGGCCAACTTCCAGTAATCCTCAGAAGGTAGAGAAGCATGGCTCACTGCTACCACCACCTGCCACCAGGTTCATGCATATAAATTACACACTGAAGCTTTAGGAGAAGTTGGAATACCCACAAACTTAAATTTGTTGGaattaagggtatggaaacaagaGACTAgctcaaaaaatacaaataaagaacataataaataagaagaatagAGCGAGATGTGTACTCTATAAGCTAGATGTGTACAACTTGGGTTTCGAAAGAATTCCTCcaaatagatgtatgaaaatactCCCTGAAAAACTCTCTGAAAAATTGGTATACGGATTTACTTTATAAGCCAATAACATAGTCTCAATGGGAATCCACTTGTAATTAGAAGATGACACAAAATGTAAGgtgattctacttataaaatgaatgaaactcTACTAACACAATTTCGAAAGGacttttcccaaaaatataacactaatagaataaaataaaataaaaaataattctcaataggactcttacaaaatatatatataagactaatagaataaaataaaataaattaaaaataattcctaaaaataaaaatagaaattatttacactATTCCTACAAAATTCTCAAACAAGAAAGTGCTCATTTTATTAGAGAAAAATGCAGGATGAGTGCCATTTTTgcaaaataacataaatatacATTAATTATTCTGCATGTCGTGGAAAAAATTACGTGGAAGATGAGAAAGTAAAGCTAGCATAGGCCTCTTCTATATAACCGGTATGTTACCAAAATTAAAAGCTAGCAAGGTAAAAGTAAAGTCTCACAGAGAGGGAAACTCAGAATGGGAAGAAGATGAAACTCCATTGAAGTCATGAAGTGTAGTAGAAAGGACTGTAGCAGAAAGGAACAGTAGTTTTAGAGACACCAAGAGAAATAAGGTTAAGCTGGGTGGGAAGAAGTGAAATGAATTGATAGCTAATTTGGCATGTATATGTAAGAggattttgataaatataaagagataatatttaaatacaCATTAATAAGACACAAAGCAATATACCTTGATCATGTTATCATTTTTATCTGGGTGGTACTTTTCGGTACTGGAAAAGTAGTGCCATAGCAGCAATACAATGACCATCAGCTTTTCTGTTTAGTTTTTTAgtctcttttgttttcttatcaGGACGACACCCTTGATAATGACTCATCCTACAAACATGTGTTATAAAAGAAGATTCAATGGTTTTGATGGCAAGTTGGCAATTGGCAACCTATTGTtgtagaaaaagataaaatggaTCTGAAGGCAAGTCGGCAATTGGCAACCTTATCACCAAATTATTTCTCTGTATTTAATTTTGTCTGCAAGATTTTTACTCAGTGTGACAATAATCATTTAAACTATTTTTggttccttaaaaaatattaactaaagaaaaaatattaaagaatatgGTTTTCACATCTTTggttttattgtaaaaaaaatttaaaaatatattaatatatatataacaaaaattaattacaaatttatgtattttaaaattatttaatatttatatgataaagggaaataagtaaattaaatttcaaaaagcatataaaaatattttattaattttgaatttattttttatttggtttcacttttcttttccacttttcttttcttttttcttttttatttttattatatttttcctcaaattttcaaaaatcaaacataaccaaGAAAGTATAGACGAAGAGAAAAAGTACCAACTTAAATTCTCAACCATTTACCTTGATGAGataaaatttgtgtttttatgggaagatatgaaatatgaaaggtttttccatttcatacatgTTGAAATACAAGAGAATATTGGTTACGTTTCATTCATCAACAAAGGTCTAAAGCTAGGGAACTGCTAGTTCGAAAGATTCTTTTAGATTAATTTggagcaacaaaaaaaaaaaaaagaccaagaaCACACTCCCACTTTCTcaaaaacaaataccaatcatacaagaatagaaaatatcaGGTTTACGTTATTTGGAGAAAGTCTCCATTAATTTATTATGTTGGTGGAAGCTAGTTAGGATCACACTTGTTAGTGtaataacataaagataaaaatgatatataaggTTTTTAATATGGTTTGACCAAtcatacttatatatatatatatatatatatatatatatatatagagagagagagagagagagagagagagagagagagagcttggTTTTCTAGCTATAGATATAATATCCACTTTATCTAGCTCTTTCcttgtttttctatttatctAGAGCTTGCTAAAGCTTGATCTCAATTAatttgagtttaatttgtactttgacTTGATGTGGTTTTGAGTCTTGACTTGATTTGAGCTTTGTATAATTTAGGCATCTTGACTTGAGTTGGGTCTTAATATGACCGGATAGCTTTGACTTGATTTGGTCGTTAGTGTAATTTAGACCTTGACATTACTTGATCATTAATGTGATTTGGGCTTAAATGTGatttaaactttatattttaattttcaaaatatacattAATTGGAAGTACTAgcttatctttaataaaaacgttttttagatAAATGATGCAAGTATAAATTCAATTGTAGTAATAATACAGTACAAAAAGGTAGGTTTTTGGTATCAACCACCAATCTTGGCTAAAAGGAAGTTTCAATGTGACAATAGGATTGATATGGATGCAAACAAGAGAGACTgcaac from Vitis riparia cultivar Riparia Gloire de Montpellier isolate 1030 unplaced genomic scaffold, EGFV_Vit.rip_1.0 scaffold776_pilon_pilon, whole genome shotgun sequence harbors:
- the LOC117910554 gene encoding BURP domain protein RD22-like, with product MPSQEMIMSNSKTHQLPKPPLKIDLKILQEKVTSLEKDLHSSTKMKMHFRKTTNRALFLPHQIADSIPFSSDKLPEILNRFSLKQDFEEAEIMKETIQECEQPALEGDSRFCATSLESLVDFSISELGKNIKAISNEVEMVVADKSVVCHKQKYPYAVFYCHAIHNTRVYTLPFVGTEDGTKAEVVASCHIDTSAWNPKHAAFKFLKVKLGTVPVCHFLPHNDIIWIPK